From a region of the Thermodesulfobacteriota bacterium genome:
- the rplN gene encoding 50S ribosomal protein L14, protein MIQSSTYLESADNSGAKKLFCIKVLGGSKRKYARLGDVVVVSVKEALPNSKVEKGAVHMAVIVRTRKEQRRQDGSYLRFDDNAAVLITKESEPMGTRVFGPIARELRLKGFMKIISLAPEVI, encoded by the coding sequence GTGATTCAATCATCTACATATCTCGAATCTGCCGATAATAGCGGTGCAAAAAAGCTTTTTTGCATCAAGGTGCTGGGTGGTTCTAAAAGGAAATACGCGAGGCTTGGCGATGTTGTTGTCGTATCGGTTAAAGAGGCCTTACCTAATTCCAAGGTTGAAAAGGGTGCCGTTCACATGGCAGTAATTGTTAGAACGAGGAAGGAACAGCGGCGACAGGATGGTTCATACCTTAGATTTGACGATAATGCTGCCGTGCTAATCACGAAAGAAAGTGAGCCGATGGGGACAAGGGTATTTGGACCGATTGCAAGAGAACTTCGTTTGAAAGGGTTTATGAAAATAATTTCACTTGCACCGGAGGTGATTTGA
- the rplX gene encoding 50S ribosomal protein L24, whose product MGAKFGRNDSHGTKKFHIKSGDTVFVTAGKEKGKTGKVIKILRKEGRAIVEKLNIVKTHRRPSQKNPTGGISEKESGIHISNLMLRDSSVGGPVRIGRKTLASGEKVRYSKKSGEEIKG is encoded by the coding sequence TTGGGCGCTAAATTTGGTCGTAATGATTCTCACGGGACCAAAAAATTTCATATCAAATCCGGCGATACCGTTTTTGTCACAGCCGGGAAAGAAAAGGGAAAGACCGGCAAGGTTATAAAGATTTTGAGAAAGGAAGGCAGGGCTATAGTCGAGAAACTCAACATTGTTAAGACGCATCGTCGTCCATCGCAAAAGAATCCGACAGGCGGGATTTCGGAGAAAGAATCCGGCATTCATATATCTAACCTAATGCTCCGCGATTCGAGTGTTGGTGGTCCTGTAAGAATAGGACGTAAGACATTGGCCAGCGGAGAGAAAGTTAGGTATAGCAAAAAAAGCGGTGAGGAAATTAAAGGCTGA
- the rplE gene encoding 50S ribosomal protein L5: protein MAPSLKVLYREKVFQLLRDKFHYSNWLAIPRLQRIVINLGLGRLSDAGKEIKVIEDAVHEVSIICGQRPVITRARKSIAGFKLREGVPIGCMVTLRGDRMYEFLDRLVNLALPRVRDFRGLSTDSFDGNGNYTFGIKEHIIFPEIDYSKVEKQKGMNVTMVTTAERDEEALELLKGLGMPFREN from the coding sequence ATGGCTCCAAGTTTAAAGGTTTTATATAGAGAAAAAGTATTTCAGTTGCTCAGAGATAAGTTCCATTATAGTAACTGGCTGGCAATCCCTAGACTCCAGAGGATTGTAATAAATCTTGGCTTAGGAAGGTTAAGTGACGCGGGAAAGGAGATAAAGGTGATCGAGGACGCTGTTCACGAGGTTTCTATCATATGTGGGCAGAGGCCAGTAATAACAAGGGCGAGAAAATCGATAGCTGGATTTAAGTTGAGGGAAGGGGTTCCTATCGGATGTATGGTCACTTTGAGGGGCGACAGGATGTATGAGTTCTTAGATAGGCTTGTTAACCTGGCGCTTCCACGTGTGAGGGATTTTCGCGGTCTTTCAACCGATTCATTTGATGGGAATGGGAATTATACCTTTGGTATTAAGGAACATATAATATTTCCAGAAATAGATTATAGTAAAGTCGAAAAGCAAAAAGGCATGAATGTAACTATGGTTACAACGGCAGAAAGGGATGAAGAAGCATTGGAACTGTTAAAGGGTTTAGGAATGCCATTTAGAGAAAATTAA
- a CDS encoding type Z 30S ribosomal protein S14: MTRKSLLVKTKKEAKYRVRARNRCPLCGRPRAFMRKFGMCRLCFRDRASFGELPGVRKASW, encoded by the coding sequence ATGACACGAAAATCACTCTTGGTGAAAACAAAAAAGGAAGCAAAGTACAGGGTAAGGGCTAGGAATAGATGTCCATTGTGTGGTAGGCCGAGGGCATTTATGAGAAAGTTTGGAATGTGCAGATTGTGTTTTCGCGACAGAGCGAGTTTCGGGGAACTACCTGGAGTTAGAAAAGCCAGTTGGTAG
- the rpsH gene encoding 30S ribosomal protein S8: MTDPISDMLTRIRNALIAKHRTVTIPSSGIKIEIANVLKGEGYIQDYRVVEEGHKKIINIALKYTDTEETVIKEIHRVSKPGRRIYVKHTEIPRIKGGLGTSILSTSKGLMTGAKARSLRIGGELMCTIL; this comes from the coding sequence ATGACTGATCCCATATCTGATATGCTTACAAGAATTCGAAATGCATTAATAGCTAAGCACAGAACGGTAACTATCCCGTCATCTGGGATTAAAATCGAAATTGCAAATGTATTGAAGGGAGAGGGGTACATACAGGATTATAGGGTAGTTGAGGAAGGTCACAAGAAAATCATAAATATAGCGCTAAAATATACTGATACTGAAGAGACGGTCATTAAAGAGATTCATAGGGTAAGTAAACCAGGTCGTAGAATCTATGTTAAACACACCGAGATTCCAAGGATAAAAGGGGGATTGGGCACTTCTATACTGTCGACATCGAAGGGATTAATGACCGGTGCTAAAGCTCGGTCTCTACGTATTGGCGGAGAACTAATGTGTACAATTTTATGA
- the rplF gene encoding 50S ribosomal protein L6 — protein MSRIGIKSIQIPKGVSVETRNGTIEVKGAKGSLSRRIPRGITTEIDSGVIKVERINELKSTKALHGLTRSLLANMVTGVMEGFSITLEIVGVGYKADLTGKNAITLTLGYSTPIEFSLPEGISAEVQERGTRLIIRGIDKGEVGETAARIRKLRKPDSYKGKGIRYLGEILKLKPGKAGTKA, from the coding sequence ATGTCAAGAATAGGCATTAAATCTATACAAATTCCGAAGGGAGTCTCTGTAGAGACGAGAAACGGGACTATAGAAGTCAAAGGCGCCAAGGGAAGCCTTTCTAGGAGAATACCTCGGGGTATTACGACAGAAATAGATTCTGGTGTTATAAAAGTAGAGAGAATAAATGAATTGAAGAGTACGAAGGCTCTCCACGGGCTTACACGTTCACTGTTAGCTAATATGGTTACTGGTGTAATGGAGGGATTTTCCATCACATTAGAGATAGTTGGTGTAGGCTATAAGGCTGATCTCACGGGTAAAAATGCTATTACTCTAACTTTAGGATATTCTACGCCAATCGAATTTTCACTGCCTGAGGGTATAAGTGCGGAGGTACAAGAAAGGGGAACAAGGTTAATAATAAGAGGAATTGATAAAGGAGAAGTTGGTGAAACTGCAGCTAGGATCAGAAAATTGAGAAAGCCAGATTCTTATAAGGGCAAGGGGATTAGGTATCTGGGCGAAATTCTTAAACTTAAACCTGGAAAAGCGGGGACAAAGGCTTGA
- the rplR gene encoding 50S ribosomal protein L18 — translation MIKRKSRKDKRQIRHIRIKKRVKGSLAVPRLCVFKSARHIYGQIIDDSRGHTVVAASSLTPQVREMMKDEKKKVEASAVVGKYIGQLAVSKNIKRVCFDRGGYPFHGRIKSFAEAAREAGLSF, via the coding sequence TTGATAAAAAGGAAGAGTAGAAAAGATAAACGTCAGATTCGACATATACGGATAAAGAAGAGAGTAAAGGGCAGCCTGGCAGTGCCCAGGCTATGTGTGTTTAAATCGGCTAGACATATTTATGGGCAGATTATCGATGATTCACGCGGGCACACGGTTGTTGCTGCTTCTTCCCTTACGCCCCAAGTAAGGGAAATGATGAAAGATGAGAAAAAAAAGGTTGAGGCCTCTGCTGTCGTTGGTAAGTACATAGGTCAACTTGCCGTGAGTAAAAATATAAAAAGGGTTTGTTTCGATCGAGGGGGTTATCCCTTCCATGGCAGGATAAAATCTTTTGCAGAAGCGGCAAGAGAAGCGGGATTGTCATTTTAA
- the rpsE gene encoding 30S ribosomal protein S5: MRFKDKISPGGLEFKEKIVHVRRVAKVTKGGKRFHFTALVVIGNNDGIVGYGLGKSSQVPDAIRKAIEKGKKSLVRVNRKGKTIPHEILGQHAASKVLLKPASPGTGVIAGGAVRAVVELAGIQDILTKVLGSTNPLNVVKAVVNGLGLIRRPEDAASIRDKEIKDLDLPRHFLN; the protein is encoded by the coding sequence TTGAGATTTAAAGATAAGATAAGTCCGGGAGGACTTGAATTCAAAGAAAAGATAGTACACGTCAGAAGGGTAGCTAAGGTAACAAAAGGTGGAAAGAGGTTTCATTTTACAGCACTCGTTGTCATTGGGAACAATGATGGCATTGTTGGATATGGTCTTGGAAAATCGAGTCAGGTACCGGACGCGATAAGGAAAGCTATTGAAAAAGGAAAGAAGTCTCTTGTAAGGGTTAATAGGAAGGGTAAAACTATTCCTCATGAGATATTGGGACAACACGCGGCATCGAAGGTCTTGCTGAAACCTGCTAGCCCGGGTACAGGCGTTATAGCTGGTGGAGCGGTTAGGGCTGTTGTCGAGCTCGCCGGTATACAGGATATCCTGACTAAGGTTTTGGGATCCACCAATCCCCTAAATGTTGTTAAGGCAGTTGTAAATGGTCTAGGCCTAATCAGGAGACCAGAAGACGCTGCAAGTATCAGGGATAAAGAAATTAAGGATCTGGATCTGCCAAGGCACTTTTTGAATTAA
- the rplO gene encoding 50S ribosomal protein L15, with amino-acid sequence MLNKLSPQAGSKAKCKRVGRGPGRRGKTSGKGHKGQRSRSGGRVSSWFEGGQTPLKLRSIKRGFNNPNRIEYDVVNIKSLNMIDKVDQITPDELKKAGLVSGKNPIKILGDGELDRKISIMANGFTKTAVKKIEERGGKAEII; translated from the coding sequence ATGTTGAACAAGTTATCTCCTCAAGCTGGGTCAAAAGCAAAGTGTAAGAGAGTAGGCCGTGGCCCTGGACGTAGGGGAAAAACGAGCGGCAAAGGGCATAAAGGTCAGAGATCAAGGAGTGGCGGAAGGGTATCATCTTGGTTTGAAGGGGGTCAGACTCCGTTAAAACTGAGGTCTATAAAGCGTGGATTTAACAATCCCAATAGGATTGAGTACGACGTGGTTAATATTAAGAGTTTGAATATGATCGATAAGGTAGATCAGATAACCCCTGATGAATTAAAAAAAGCTGGGCTTGTGAGTGGGAAAAACCCTATCAAGATTCTTGGCGATGGTGAACTGGATAGAAAGATTAGTATAATGGCAAATGGTTTCACAAAGACTGCAGTTAAAAAGATAGAAGAGAGGGGTGGCAAAGCGGAGATAATATGA